One Marinibacterium anthonyi genomic region harbors:
- a CDS encoding DNA-binding response regulator CreB: MRILILEDDTEFSELLQMDLEGSGHQVDLCETGTEAFDKLEDAPYDLLIADIYIWREGSVRTDGGLLVTGRMSALRLSDKTDPRAAMKIIVMSGAVSRPGQSHILEVAATMGADAVLAKPFSSDDLHRTINRLMPDQAS, encoded by the coding sequence GTGCGGATTCTGATCCTGGAAGACGACACCGAATTCTCCGAGTTGCTGCAGATGGACCTTGAGGGAAGCGGCCATCAGGTCGACCTGTGCGAAACCGGAACAGAGGCGTTCGACAAGCTTGAAGACGCCCCCTACGACCTGCTGATCGCCGATATCTACATCTGGAGGGAAGGCAGCGTTCGCACCGATGGCGGGCTGCTGGTGACCGGGCGGATGAGCGCGCTGCGCCTGTCCGACAAGACCGATCCGCGCGCGGCGATGAAGATCATCGTGATGTCGGGCGCGGTCAGCCGGCCGGGGCAAAGCCATATCCTGGAAGTCGCCGCGACCATGGGTGCCGACGCGGTTCTGGCCAAGCCGTTTTCATCCGACGACCTGCACCGCACCATCAACAGGCTGATGCCCGATCAGGCGTCCTGA
- a CDS encoding Blue-light-activated protein — MKRRLTLTQDVAIGAVAVIAVVGFFGWSYWRVGNTASTLRETELEFDIAAQQLLATIGFDGMIHDFKNCVIRPGEDHYCTDAKAKADIAITLVDRLTALVEDAGLTLDMTDIRHAAETYGAAVDEVLAAHDSGLSVREIDALVRYDDAPAATQLQYTLALTRTAMSARIIELISVLRMQNMAGALALVLVLIGFMVLMRREYRLSLERESRLTAVFSALSGSLIGLDAGGRIILANPNARALLRLGEAPLSWPDHLEFAWPEHPEDKLTGPDLVDRALNGPRITGDTMLMHSRRSQDSDTYVYIASAPVETGTGELAAILLMDDVTSQEKNRQQIERNSRLDALGQLTGGMAHDFNNLLATILYAVELAQKSSDKEKAHAMLNRALSTVMRGRELTSRLLTFAKRQPGQSRSRRVAEVFEEFKHLARPAVDASIALEFDAGEPGLMVHCDPAQLENALLNLVINSRDAIRFSGVGDMIRISARSVTTTNAALLGRQNVETEGKPGDLRFAELTVMDNGPGMSVEIRRRATDPFFTTKASSGGTGLGLAMVYGFVQQSRGEMQMYSDLGRGTTVRMILPRGAEGDLREAPQARQKVLRGAGETILLVEDETDLLEVMSQMLEDLGYQVIEASSGVAAMALIAQGLRFDILISDVVMPGGIDGIELARKVHEQHPESGIVLMSGYVGPATDPDDTVPFRVMQKPCMPEDLSAALRDVSPRQDA, encoded by the coding sequence ATGAAGCGCCGACTGACCTTGACGCAGGACGTGGCGATCGGGGCGGTTGCCGTGATCGCGGTGGTGGGGTTCTTCGGCTGGTCCTACTGGCGTGTCGGCAATACCGCATCGACCCTGCGCGAGACCGAGCTTGAATTCGACATCGCCGCCCAGCAGCTTCTGGCGACCATCGGTTTCGACGGGATGATCCACGACTTCAAGAATTGCGTGATCCGCCCTGGCGAAGACCATTATTGCACCGACGCGAAGGCCAAAGCCGACATCGCCATCACGCTGGTCGACAGGCTGACGGCACTGGTCGAAGACGCCGGGCTGACGCTGGACATGACCGACATCCGCCATGCCGCCGAAACCTACGGCGCCGCCGTGGACGAGGTTCTGGCCGCGCACGACAGCGGCTTGTCGGTCCGCGAGATCGATGCGCTTGTGCGCTATGACGATGCCCCCGCGGCGACGCAGCTTCAGTACACCCTGGCCCTGACGCGCACCGCGATGAGCGCGCGCATAATCGAACTGATATCGGTCCTGCGGATGCAGAACATGGCCGGGGCGCTGGCCCTTGTCCTGGTTCTGATCGGCTTCATGGTGCTGATGCGGCGCGAATACCGGCTGTCGCTGGAACGCGAAAGCCGGCTGACGGCCGTGTTTTCCGCATTGTCGGGGTCGCTGATCGGCCTGGATGCGGGCGGACGGATCATCCTGGCCAACCCGAACGCGCGGGCGCTGCTGCGCCTGGGCGAAGCACCGCTTTCCTGGCCGGACCATCTTGAATTCGCCTGGCCCGAACACCCGGAGGACAAGCTGACCGGGCCAGACCTTGTGGACCGGGCGCTGAACGGGCCGCGCATCACGGGCGACACGATGCTGATGCACAGCCGGCGAAGCCAGGACAGCGACACTTACGTCTATATCGCCAGCGCCCCGGTCGAAACCGGGACCGGCGAACTGGCCGCCATCCTCCTGATGGACGACGTCACCAGCCAGGAAAAGAACCGCCAGCAGATTGAACGCAACAGCCGCCTGGACGCCCTGGGCCAGCTGACGGGCGGCATGGCGCATGATTTCAACAACCTGCTGGCCACGATCCTGTATGCCGTCGAGCTGGCGCAGAAATCTTCGGACAAGGAAAAAGCCCACGCAATGCTGAACCGGGCGCTGTCCACCGTCATGCGTGGGCGCGAGCTGACATCGCGGTTGCTGACCTTCGCCAAGCGTCAGCCCGGGCAAAGCCGGTCGCGCCGGGTGGCCGAGGTCTTTGAGGAATTCAAACATCTGGCCCGTCCCGCCGTGGACGCCAGCATCGCGCTGGAATTCGACGCGGGAGAACCCGGGCTGATGGTTCACTGCGATCCCGCGCAGCTGGAAAACGCGCTGCTCAACCTGGTGATCAACAGCCGGGATGCGATCCGCTTCAGCGGTGTCGGCGACATGATCCGAATTTCCGCCCGCAGCGTGACGACGACCAACGCGGCGCTTCTGGGGCGCCAGAATGTCGAGACCGAAGGCAAGCCGGGCGACCTGCGCTTTGCCGAGTTGACGGTGATGGACAACGGCCCCGGCATGTCGGTCGAGATCCGCCGCCGCGCCACCGATCCCTTCTTTACCACCAAGGCGTCAAGTGGCGGTACCGGGCTGGGCCTGGCCATGGTTTATGGGTTCGTCCAGCAATCGCGTGGCGAAATGCAGATGTATTCCGACCTGGGCCGTGGCACCACCGTTCGCATGATCCTGCCGCGCGGCGCCGAAGGAGACCTGCGCGAAGCGCCCCAGGCCCGCCAGAAGGTCCTGCGCGGCGCGGGCGAAACCATCCTTCTGGTCGAGGACGAAACCGACCTGCTGGAGGTCATGAGCCAGATGCTGGAAGATCTGGGCTATCAGGTGATCGAAGCGTCCAGCGGGGTGGCGGCGATGGCGCTGATCGCGCAGGGCCTGCGCTTTGACATCCTGATCAGCGATGTGGTCATGCCCGGCGGGATCGACGGCATCGAACTGGCGCGCAAGGTGCATGAACAGCATCCCGAAAGCGGCATCGTCCTGATGTCCGGCTACGTCGGCCCGGCCACCGATCCGGACGACACGGTGCCCTTCCGCGTTATGCAAAAGCCCTGCATGCCCGAAGACCTGTCGGCCGCCCTGCGCGACGTCAGCCCGCGTCAGGACGCCTGA
- the grpE gene encoding HSP-70 cofactor: MAEPKNDDFLDDIEAAEAEEYAANTDEADPVEIELDALRAERDELRDRFMRALADAENARKRSEKDRREAENYGGSKLARDMLPVYDNMKRAVESATDEQRAVASALIEGVELTMRELLNVFSKHGFKLISPQVGDKFDPQVHQAMFEAPVPGTKAGEIIQVSAEGCMLHDRLLRPAQVGVSSNTGG; the protein is encoded by the coding sequence ATGGCAGAGCCGAAGAACGACGATTTCCTGGATGACATCGAGGCCGCGGAGGCCGAGGAATATGCCGCCAATACGGACGAGGCGGATCCGGTAGAGATCGAGCTGGACGCGCTCAGGGCGGAACGGGACGAGCTGCGCGACAGGTTCATGCGCGCGCTGGCCGATGCCGAAAACGCCCGGAAGCGGTCTGAAAAGGACCGGCGCGAGGCCGAGAATTACGGCGGCTCCAAGCTCGCGCGTGACATGCTCCCGGTCTATGACAACATGAAGCGCGCGGTGGAATCGGCCACCGACGAACAGCGCGCCGTGGCGTCGGCGCTGATCGAAGGGGTCGAACTGACCATGCGCGAACTGCTGAACGTGTTCAGCAAGCATGGGTTCAAGCTGATCTCGCCGCAGGTCGGCGACAAGTTCGATCCGCAGGTCCACCAGGCCATGTTCGAAGCCCCGGTGCCCGGCACCAAGGCGGGCGAGATCATCCAGGTTTCGGCCGAAGGCTGCATGCTGCACGACCGGCTGCTGCGCCCTGCGCAGGTGGGCGTGTCGTCGAACACGGGCGGCTGA
- the hrcA gene encoding Heat-inducible transcription repressor HrcA — MGSQGKVSQMTITSELLESLNDRSREVFRRVVESYLETGDPVGSRTLTRTLSEKVSAATIRNTMQDLEYLGLLDSPHISAGRVPTQKGLRMFVDTLLEVDDVTVTDREKIEATVSGNSTDVTQLLDKVGAALSGVTQSASLVLTPKHEAGLRHIEFVSLSPDRALVVLVFSDGHVENRLFHPPPGQTPSSMREAANFLNALIDGRTLTELRGAIGDEISVRRQQIDTLAHQLVESGLAVWANSGEGAERLIVRGRSNLLGEGGGDEIERIRTLFDDLERKRDIAEFLDLTEEGDGVRIFIGSENKLFSLSGSSLVVSPYMNADRKIIGAVGVIGPTRLNYGRIVPIVDYTAQLVGRLISDRS, encoded by the coding sequence ATGGGGTCCCAAGGCAAGGTTTCACAGATGACCATTACCAGCGAATTGTTGGAAAGCTTGAACGACCGCTCGCGCGAGGTTTTTCGTCGCGTCGTGGAAAGCTATCTTGAAACCGGCGACCCGGTCGGCAGCCGCACGTTGACCCGCACGCTGTCGGAAAAAGTGTCGGCCGCGACGATCCGCAACACCATGCAGGACCTGGAATACCTGGGCCTTCTGGACAGCCCGCATATCAGCGCCGGCCGCGTGCCGACGCAAAAGGGCCTGCGGATGTTCGTCGATACCCTGCTTGAGGTCGACGACGTCACCGTGACCGACCGCGAGAAGATCGAAGCGACGGTGTCGGGCAATTCCACCGACGTCACGCAATTGCTGGACAAGGTGGGCGCGGCGCTGTCGGGGGTCACGCAAAGCGCATCGCTGGTTCTGACGCCCAAGCACGAGGCCGGGCTGCGCCATATCGAATTCGTGTCGCTGTCGCCGGACCGGGCGCTTGTGGTGCTGGTGTTCTCGGACGGGCACGTGGAAAACCGCCTGTTCCATCCGCCACCGGGCCAGACCCCCAGTTCGATGCGCGAGGCGGCGAATTTCCTGAATGCGCTGATCGACGGGCGCACGCTGACGGAACTGCGCGGCGCCATCGGCGACGAAATCTCGGTCCGCCGGCAACAGATCGACACGCTGGCCCATCAGCTGGTCGAAAGCGGCCTGGCGGTCTGGGCGAATTCGGGCGAGGGCGCGGAACGTCTGATCGTGCGCGGCCGGTCCAACCTGCTGGGCGAAGGCGGCGGGGACGAGATCGAGCGCATTCGCACGCTGTTCGACGATCTGGAACGCAAGCGCGATATTGCAGAGTTCCTCGATCTGACCGAAGAAGGCGACGGAGTGCGCATTTTTATCGGCTCCGAGAACAAACTTTTTTCGCTTTCGGGTTCCTCTCTGGTGGTCTCTCCTTATATGAACGCGGATCGAAAGATTATCGGTGCGGTGGGCGTCATCGGCCCAACGCGGCTGAACTACGGACGGATCGTGCCGATCGTGGATTATACGGCACAGCTGGTCGGACGGCTGATTTCCGACCGAAGCTAG
- the rph gene encoding Ribonuclease PH translates to MRPVSIETGFTKHAEGSVLIKVGDTHVLCTATIEDRVPPFIKGSGLGWVTAEYGMLPRATNTRMRREATQGKQGGRTVEIQRLIGRSLRAGVDRVALGERQISIDCDVLQADGGTRCASITGGWVALRLAVNKLMKTGDVRTDPLISPVAAVSCGIYAGQPVLDLDYPEDSEAGVDGNFVMLGDGRMIEVQMSAEGATYSRDQMNTLLDLADKGVKELAAAQLAAVA, encoded by the coding sequence ATGCGCCCGGTTTCAATCGAGACAGGGTTCACGAAACATGCCGAAGGTTCGGTCCTGATCAAGGTCGGCGACACCCACGTGCTGTGTACCGCCACGATCGAGGACCGCGTGCCTCCTTTCATCAAGGGCTCTGGCCTGGGCTGGGTGACGGCCGAATACGGCATGTTGCCGCGCGCCACCAACACCAGGATGCGCCGGGAAGCCACCCAAGGCAAGCAGGGCGGCCGCACGGTCGAGATCCAGCGCCTGATCGGGCGCAGCCTGCGCGCCGGTGTCGACCGGGTTGCCCTGGGCGAACGCCAGATTTCCATCGACTGCGACGTGCTGCAGGCCGACGGCGGCACCCGCTGCGCGTCGATCACCGGCGGCTGGGTGGCGCTGCGGCTGGCGGTCAACAAGCTGATGAAGACCGGTGACGTGCGCACTGATCCGCTGATTTCCCCTGTCGCCGCCGTAAGTTGCGGGATCTACGCCGGTCAGCCGGTGCTGGACCTGGATTACCCGGAAGACAGCGAAGCCGGGGTCGACGGCAATTTCGTCATGCTGGGCGATGGCCGCATGATCGAAGTGCAGATGTCGGCCGAAGGCGCCACCTATTCGCGCGACCAGATGAACACTCTGCTGGACCTGGCCGACAAGGGCGTCAAGGAGCTGGCGGCCGCCCAGCTGGCCGCCGTCGCATGA
- a CDS encoding Non-canonical purine NTP pyrophosphatase, with protein MTRRFEGDKLLIATHNKGKLEEMAALLEPYGVSVVGAADLDLPEPEETEDNFVGNARIKAHSAAKATGLPALSDDSGIAIDALGGAPGVYTADWAETPDGRDFVMAMERTHRELEAANAPFPRTAQFCCTLVLAWPDGHDEVYEGVMPGQVVWPMRGDQGHGYDPIFVPDGYDITFGQMDRWEKNKISHRAKATAQFIAANFG; from the coding sequence ATGACGCGCCGGTTCGAAGGCGACAAGCTGCTGATCGCCACCCACAACAAGGGCAAGCTGGAAGAGATGGCCGCCCTGCTGGAACCCTACGGGGTTTCGGTCGTGGGGGCCGCCGACCTGGACCTGCCCGAGCCGGAAGAAACCGAAGACAATTTTGTCGGAAACGCCCGGATCAAGGCCCATTCCGCGGCCAAGGCCACCGGTCTGCCGGCGCTTTCGGACGATTCCGGCATTGCCATCGACGCCCTGGGCGGTGCCCCGGGCGTTTACACTGCCGACTGGGCTGAAACGCCTGACGGTCGCGATTTCGTGATGGCGATGGAACGCACCCACCGCGAGCTTGAGGCGGCGAACGCCCCCTTCCCGCGCACCGCGCAATTCTGCTGCACGCTGGTGTTGGCCTGGCCCGATGGTCATGACGAAGTCTATGAAGGCGTGATGCCCGGACAGGTCGTGTGGCCCATGCGCGGCGATCAGGGTCATGGGTATGACCCGATTTTCGTGCCCGATGGGTATGACATCACCTTCGGCCAGATGGACCGCTGGGAAAAGAACAAGATCTCGCACCGGGCGAAAGCCACGGCGCAGTTCATCGCGGCCAATTTTGGCTGA
- the hemN_2 gene encoding Oxygen-independent coproporphyrinogen-III oxidase 1, which yields MAEDWQSGGFGLYVHWPFCAAKCPYCDFNSHVSRQIDEKVWRDAYLSEIKRVSAESSDKVLNTIFFGGGTPSLMSPDLVAEIIEAARRGWRWSNDVEITLEANPGSVEAGRFAGYRMAGVNRVSMGVQALNDRDLRRLGRIHSVAEAKAAFDIARAEFDRVSFDLIYARQDQSLDDWRSELSEALDMAIDHLSLYQLTIEDGTAFADRFRAGGLRGLPADDLAADMYDVTQEVCAAHGMPAYEVSNHARSGAESRHNLIYWHYGDYAGIGPGAHGRLTLGGQRFATEAPRAPGAWLNAVTSGAGELPRDALSPQDQAIEYLMMCLRLTKGLDMTRFSRISGAELPETRLNSLSEMGLITRQGPILKTTPQGRLVLNSVLAELLRDLA from the coding sequence TTGGCTGAAGACTGGCAGTCCGGCGGCTTTGGGCTGTATGTCCACTGGCCGTTCTGCGCCGCCAAATGCCCCTATTGCGACTTCAACTCGCATGTCTCGCGCCAGATCGACGAAAAGGTCTGGCGCGACGCCTATCTATCAGAAATCAAACGCGTATCGGCGGAATCTTCGGACAAGGTCCTGAACACGATCTTCTTCGGGGGCGGGACACCGTCGCTGATGTCGCCCGATCTGGTCGCCGAGATCATCGAAGCCGCGCGACGCGGTTGGCGCTGGTCGAACGACGTTGAAATCACGCTGGAAGCCAATCCCGGTTCGGTCGAGGCCGGCCGCTTTGCCGGCTACCGGATGGCCGGGGTGAACCGGGTCAGCATGGGGGTCCAGGCCCTGAACGACCGCGACTTGCGGCGGCTGGGCCGGATCCATTCCGTGGCCGAGGCGAAGGCCGCGTTCGACATTGCGCGGGCCGAATTCGACCGGGTGAGTTTCGACCTGATCTATGCCCGGCAGGACCAGTCGCTGGATGATTGGCGGTCGGAATTGTCCGAAGCGCTGGACATGGCGATCGATCACCTGTCGCTGTACCAGCTGACGATCGAAGACGGCACCGCCTTTGCCGACCGGTTTCGCGCCGGTGGATTGCGCGGCCTGCCCGCCGACGACCTGGCCGCCGACATGTACGATGTCACGCAGGAGGTCTGCGCGGCGCATGGCATGCCGGCTTACGAAGTGTCGAATCATGCGCGATCCGGCGCGGAATCCCGGCACAATCTGATCTATTGGCACTACGGCGATTACGCCGGGATCGGCCCCGGTGCGCATGGGCGGCTGACGCTTGGCGGTCAGCGTTTTGCCACCGAAGCGCCGCGTGCGCCCGGCGCCTGGCTGAATGCGGTCACGTCCGGCGCAGGCGAATTGCCACGGGATGCGCTAAGCCCACAGGATCAGGCCATAGAATACCTTATGATGTGTCTTAGGTTGACCAAAGGCCTAGATATGACCCGTTTTTCGCGGATTTCGGGGGCGGAATTACCCGAAACCCGTCTGAATTCACTGTCAGAGATGGGGCTGATCACCCGCCAGGGCCCAATTCTGAAGACCACACCACAAGGACGGTTGGTTCTGAATTCGGTCCTGGCCGAATTGTTGCGCGATCTGGCGTGA
- the parB_4 gene encoding Chromosome-partitioning protein ParB: MAGSKKPRGLGRGLSALMSDVVPEEPRDGANAPRRPDLMVPIEKLVANPNQPRRRFAPQDLEELTNSVREKGIIQPLIVRPREGETFEIVAGERRWRAAQAAQLHEIPVLVREMDDVEVLEVAIIENIQRADLNPVEEAAGYRQLMDSFGHTQEKLAEALGKSRSHIANLMRLLVLPDDVQELLREGQISAGHARALITTDNASELARKVVKEGLSVRATEALVKKGQAAPITPKAPKPRVVEEKDADTRALEGDLSAALKMRVTLSHEAGTESGQMTIRYNTLEDLDTLCGLLSQY, encoded by the coding sequence ATGGCAGGATCGAAGAAACCACGCGGGCTTGGACGGGGCCTGTCGGCATTGATGTCGGATGTCGTGCCCGAGGAACCGCGCGATGGCGCCAACGCGCCCCGGCGGCCGGACCTTATGGTGCCGATCGAAAAGCTGGTGGCGAACCCGAATCAGCCGCGGCGGCGATTCGCGCCCCAGGATCTGGAAGAACTGACCAATTCAGTTCGCGAAAAGGGTATCATCCAACCGCTGATCGTGCGCCCGCGCGAAGGCGAAACGTTCGAAATCGTCGCCGGGGAACGCCGATGGCGGGCGGCTCAGGCCGCGCAACTGCACGAAATTCCGGTTCTCGTGCGCGAAATGGACGATGTCGAAGTCCTCGAAGTCGCGATCATCGAGAATATTCAACGCGCTGACCTAAATCCGGTGGAAGAAGCGGCCGGATATCGCCAATTGATGGACAGTTTCGGCCATACACAGGAAAAATTGGCCGAGGCGCTGGGTAAAAGCCGCAGTCACATTGCCAATCTGATGCGTCTGCTTGTCCTTCCTGATGATGTTCAGGAACTGCTGCGCGAAGGTCAGATTTCAGCCGGTCATGCGCGGGCGCTTATCACGACGGATAACGCGTCGGAACTGGCGCGCAAGGTCGTCAAGGAAGGCCTTTCCGTTCGCGCGACCGAAGCGCTGGTCAAGAAAGGGCAGGCGGCTCCGATCACGCCAAAGGCGCCAAAGCCGCGCGTGGTCGAGGAAAAGGATGCCGATACCCGCGCTCTCGAAGGCGATCTGTCCGCCGCCTTGAAGATGCGGGTGACGCTGAGCCATGAGGCAGGGACCGAATCGGGTCAGATGACGATTCGCTACAATACGCTCGAAGATCTTGATACACTTTGCGGGTTGCTCAGCCAGTACTGA
- the soj_5 gene encoding Sporulation initiation inhibitor protein soj produces MTDLSRPQGPRIVAVANQKGGVGKTTTAINLAAALVESGQRVLLVDLDPQGNASTGLGVDERDLTTYDLLLDDAPLTDVIQATGIENLGLVPATVDLSSADIELMSNEKRSFLLHDALRQTAMDQYGWNYILIDCPPSLNLLTVNAMVAAHSVLVPLQSEFYALEGLSQLMLTIREVRQSANPDLRIEGIVLTMYDRRNNLSQQVEQDARDNLGDLVFRTLIPRNVRLSEAPSFAMPVTEYDTNSQGALAYRALAAELMEKHNKVAA; encoded by the coding sequence GTGACTGATCTTTCGCGTCCGCAAGGTCCGCGGATCGTTGCCGTCGCCAACCAGAAAGGCGGCGTAGGGAAGACCACGACAGCCATCAATCTGGCTGCCGCCCTGGTGGAATCCGGCCAGCGCGTCCTGTTGGTGGATCTTGATCCGCAGGGCAATGCTTCGACCGGGCTTGGTGTCGATGAACGGGACCTGACGACATATGATCTTCTGCTCGACGACGCGCCGCTCACGGATGTCATCCAGGCGACGGGTATAGAAAACCTGGGCCTGGTTCCGGCCACGGTTGATCTCAGCTCGGCGGATATCGAATTGATGTCGAACGAAAAACGGTCGTTCCTGCTGCATGATGCGCTGCGACAGACGGCGATGGACCAGTATGGCTGGAACTACATCCTGATCGATTGCCCGCCGTCGCTGAACCTTCTGACGGTGAACGCCATGGTCGCTGCGCATTCCGTCCTGGTGCCCCTGCAAAGCGAATTCTATGCGCTCGAAGGCCTGTCGCAGCTGATGCTGACGATTCGCGAGGTTCGCCAAAGCGCCAATCCCGACCTTCGGATCGAAGGGATCGTCCTGACGATGTATGACCGGCGCAACAACCTGTCGCAGCAGGTCGAACAGGATGCGCGCGACAACCTGGGGGACCTGGTCTTCCGCACTCTGATTCCGCGAAATGTACGGCTTAGCGAAGCGCCGTCTTTCGCTATGCCGGTCACGGAATACGATACCAATTCGCAGGGGGCGCTGGCTTATCGTGCGCTGGCTGCGGAACTCATGGAAAAACACAACAAGGTGGCCGCCTGA
- the rsmG gene encoding Ribosomal RNA small subunit methyltransferase G yields MTVVAGPGAEVLNVSRETYERLQDFAELLIKWNPKINLISRASLPDLWTRHIVDSMQVFDVAPKAQHWVDIGTGGGFPGIVAAILTAEISPDTRFTLIESDQRKSAFLRNAVRLCNLNATILAERIESVAPQGADVISARALSDLTTLLGYGERHASADCTMIFPKGKSWGKEVDDARTAWNFELETARSKTEPEAVLLIIKGVSRD; encoded by the coding sequence GTGACCGTTGTCGCTGGTCCCGGTGCAGAGGTGCTGAATGTTTCACGTGAAACATATGAGCGGCTGCAAGACTTCGCCGAGCTTCTCATCAAGTGGAACCCAAAGATCAACCTGATCTCCCGCGCGTCGCTGCCGGACCTTTGGACTCGGCACATTGTTGATTCCATGCAGGTTTTTGATGTCGCGCCGAAAGCGCAGCATTGGGTCGACATCGGGACCGGCGGCGGGTTTCCCGGGATCGTTGCCGCCATACTCACCGCAGAAATATCTCCCGATACCAGGTTCACTTTGATTGAAAGCGACCAGAGAAAGTCCGCTTTTCTGCGCAATGCGGTCAGACTCTGTAATCTGAACGCCACGATCCTCGCAGAACGCATCGAATCGGTCGCTCCGCAGGGTGCCGACGTGATTTCCGCGCGCGCATTGTCCGATCTGACGACGCTTTTGGGTTACGGCGAACGACACGCCTCTGCGGATTGCACCATGATCTTTCCCAAGGGAAAAAGCTGGGGAAAAGAGGTGGATGACGCACGTACCGCGTGGAATTTCGAACTTGAGACGGCTAGAAGTAAGACAGAGCCCGAGGCGGTTCTTCTGATCATCAAAGGAGTGTCCCGTGACTGA